Proteins from a genomic interval of Rhodothermia bacterium:
- a CDS encoding ABC transporter ATP-binding protein: MDDQTFLIVENLSKSFGNEQVLKNISFTLEKNALMAILGRSGSGKTTLLKCLAGLDSPGFGDVLLSEQPINKLPPQSRGVVYLFQEPLLFPHLNVYENLAFGLRLRKTTDSVIKKEVGEMLAQLDLTDHAKKAPHQLSGGQRQRVSFGRALMIKPRLLLLDEPFASLDVDLKAQMQALFLKLARSYDITSIWVTHDLKEALIMGTSFGFMQNGHLRLYASGIDFVADTQTGVQSEIIFWKGILDQEK; encoded by the coding sequence ATGGATGATCAAACCTTTCTAATAGTGGAGAACCTTTCAAAGTCCTTTGGAAACGAGCAAGTCCTCAAAAATATCTCGTTTACGCTGGAAAAAAATGCACTGATGGCCATTCTGGGGCGTTCTGGAAGTGGCAAAACCACCCTCCTAAAGTGTTTGGCCGGACTGGATTCACCCGGTTTTGGCGATGTTCTTCTGTCAGAACAGCCGATAAACAAACTTCCACCCCAATCGCGTGGCGTGGTTTATTTATTCCAAGAACCTTTGTTGTTCCCCCACCTGAATGTCTATGAGAACCTTGCCTTTGGGTTAAGACTTAGAAAAACAACAGATTCCGTCATCAAAAAAGAAGTCGGAGAAATGTTAGCACAGTTGGATCTTACCGATCATGCAAAAAAAGCGCCCCACCAATTATCCGGTGGACAACGACAACGGGTATCTTTTGGTCGCGCCCTGATGATCAAACCCCGTTTATTGCTTCTAGATGAACCTTTTGCCAGTTTAGATGTGGATCTGAAAGCACAAATGCAAGCGTTGTTTTTAAAACTTGCCCGAAGTTATGACATAACCTCAATCTGGGTGACGCACGACTTAAAAGAGGCGCTTATCATGGGAACAAGTTTTGGGTTTATGCAAAATGGCCATCTGCGGCTTTATGCGTCAGGTATTGACTTTGTTGCGGACACACAAACAGGTGTTCAAAGCGAAATAATTTTTTGGAAAGGAATTCTTGACCAAGAAAAGTGA
- a CDS encoding ABC transporter permease, with translation MKKIFKTLGIVAFVLGMLFPFAFLGYWALGEGWRFPQLWPDRWYTTAFQSFFSGKFLQSFLLSMAISLTVAVFATALGYITAQYVAYHRQRKWLLRIAYLPFVASPVILATCLLFLWIKLRLAGTLFGVVLAQWMFAFSFAIIFFVPFWSPTIRATEELVYTLGGTARQALQKVLFPMSVSSLRICFFQTFLMSWVQYGVTLMVGGGKVQTLPVLVYFYVNEANITFAAMASLLLTLPPLLLLAFNKQYLWNTHG, from the coding sequence ATGAAGAAAATCTTTAAGACACTCGGCATTGTGGCATTTGTGCTGGGAATGCTCTTCCCGTTTGCCTTTTTGGGATACTGGGCTTTGGGCGAGGGCTGGCGCTTTCCGCAACTATGGCCGGATCGTTGGTACACCACAGCCTTCCAGTCTTTTTTTTCGGGGAAGTTTTTGCAAAGTTTTTTACTTTCGATGGCAATTTCACTGACCGTTGCCGTTTTTGCGACGGCTTTGGGCTACATCACGGCACAATATGTGGCTTACCATCGGCAGCGAAAATGGCTTTTGCGGATTGCTTATTTGCCCTTTGTCGCTTCGCCCGTCATTTTGGCCACTTGCTTGCTCTTTTTATGGATAAAACTCCGGCTGGCCGGGACTCTTTTTGGCGTTGTACTGGCACAATGGATGTTTGCATTTTCCTTTGCCATCATTTTCTTCGTGCCTTTTTGGTCGCCAACCATCCGAGCTACCGAGGAATTGGTTTATACTTTGGGCGGAACTGCTCGGCAAGCCCTGCAAAAGGTTTTGTTTCCGATGTCAGTCTCTTCGCTTCGGATTTGCTTTTTCCAAACCTTTTTAATGTCTTGGGTGCAATATGGCGTCACGTTGATGGTGGGTGGTGGAAAGGTGCAAACCCTGCCCGTTTTGGTCTATTTTTATGTAAATGAGGCCAATATAACCTTTGCGGCAATGGCCTCCTTGCTCCTTACCTTGCCTCCACTGCTCTTACTGGCTTTTAATAAGCAATACCTTTGGAATACACATGGATGA
- a CDS encoding sporulation protein, which translates to MGFFDKVKKFLGVNTIEVTIEAQPTFSVTDQKVSGVITLTGISDQVIKSVVLEFYREYEIQDRDSEGNTSSHTKTSKMGKCYVEAPSTIQKDEVLKLNFDLPFFYEKTFTERMKAKDGIVGGIFKRAEDGFLSDQYIIEVVVDLAEVSLDPSAKTTVKRV; encoded by the coding sequence ATGGGATTCTTTGACAAAGTCAAGAAATTTCTTGGCGTGAACACGATTGAGGTTACAATCGAGGCCCAACCCACCTTTTCCGTTACTGATCAAAAAGTGTCTGGCGTCATTACCTTAACGGGCATCTCCGACCAAGTGATCAAATCCGTTGTCCTTGAATTTTATCGAGAATACGAGATCCAGGATCGCGATTCGGAAGGGAATACAAGTAGCCATACAAAAACATCCAAGATGGGTAAATGCTACGTGGAGGCCCCAAGTACAATTCAGAAGGATGAGGTCCTTAAACTCAACTTCGATCTGCCGTTCTTCTACGAAAAAACCTTCACTGAGCGCATGAAAGCGAAAGATGGAATTGTCGGTGGCATTTTCAAACGGGCTGAAGATGGCTTTTTAAGCGACCAATACATCATTGAGGTTGTGGTGGACTTGGCAGAAGTATCCTTGGATCCTTCCGCAAAAACAACTGTAAAACGGGTCTAA